A portion of the Lolium rigidum isolate FL_2022 chromosome 1, APGP_CSIRO_Lrig_0.1, whole genome shotgun sequence genome contains these proteins:
- the LOC124646916 gene encoding pseudo histidine-containing phosphotransfer protein 1-like: protein MIYVVKGHLDEQFRQVEDLQDEASPNFVEEVAVLFFKDSGRLISNLEQALEKYPRDFNRWDAYMQQLKGSCSSIGASRMKSECMSFKDNCGKGNVEGIFTTICRKLKSMRGSDAAGIGAFDLYILQNIKKISKG, encoded by the exons ATGATATATGTTGTCAAG GGTCACCTTGATGAGCAATTTCGTCAGGTGGAGGACTTGCAGGATGAAGCTAGTCCTAATTTTGTGGAAGAAGTTGCTGTGTTGTTTTTCAAAGATTCAGGCAGGCTAATATCAAACCTTGAGCAAGCTTT GGAGAAGTACCCCAGAGATTTCAATAGGTGGGATGCATACATGCAGCAACTGAAAGGCAGCTGTTCCAG CATTGGTGCTTCTAGGATGAAGAGTGAATGCATGTCATTCAAAGATAACTGTGGGAAAGGAAATGTTGAAGG TATCTTTACTACTATCTGCCGGAAACTGAAAAGCATGAGAGGATCTGATGCTGCTGGAATAGGCGCTTTTGATCTTTATATATTACAGAACATAAAGAAGATCAGCAAAGGATGA